One Nitrospirota bacterium DNA segment encodes these proteins:
- a CDS encoding branched-chain amino acid transaminase, translating into MLQPSDKIWMDGKFVNWADANVHILTHSLHYGLAAFEGIRCYKGKQGSAIFRLPEHVDRLFESAHVSMMKIPCDRKQIADAIVETVRVNRLDACYIRPLVYIGYGAMGLYPGDNPIRVAIAAWRWGTYLGEDALTKGIKARVSSFTRHHVNVTMTRAKVSGHYVNSILAKLEVKKDGYDEAILLDPDGYVSEGTGENVFLLRRGVLTTTPLTSILEGVTRNSVMELARERKIPVVEERFTRDAMYVADEVFLTGTAAEVTPVREIDGRQIGSGAPGPVTQDLQKAFFDIVRGEDPTHAAWLTRV; encoded by the coding sequence GGGCTGGCCGCCTTCGAGGGCATTCGCTGCTACAAGGGCAAGCAGGGCTCCGCGATCTTCCGCCTGCCGGAGCACGTGGACCGGCTGTTCGAGTCGGCTCACGTGTCCATGATGAAGATCCCGTGCGACCGGAAGCAGATCGCGGACGCCATCGTGGAGACCGTGCGGGTCAACAGGCTGGACGCCTGCTACATCCGGCCCCTGGTCTACATCGGGTACGGGGCGATGGGCCTCTACCCGGGCGACAATCCGATCCGGGTGGCGATCGCGGCCTGGCGCTGGGGAACCTACCTGGGCGAAGATGCCCTGACGAAGGGGATCAAGGCCCGGGTCTCCTCCTTCACCCGCCACCACGTCAACGTCACGATGACCCGCGCCAAGGTCTCCGGCCACTACGTGAACTCCATCCTGGCCAAGCTGGAGGTCAAGAAGGACGGGTACGACGAGGCCATCCTGCTCGATCCGGACGGCTACGTGTCCGAGGGGACCGGGGAGAACGTTTTCCTGCTCCGTCGCGGCGTCCTCACGACCACGCCGCTCACGTCCATCCTGGAGGGGGTGACGCGCAATTCGGTCATGGAGCTGGCGCGGGAGCGCAAGATTCCCGTGGTCGAGGAGCGGTTCACGCGAGACGCCATGTACGTGGCCGACGAAGTGTTCCTGACCGGGACCGCGGCCGAGGTGACCCCGGTGCGCGAGATCGACGGCCGTCAGATCGGCAGCGGCGCGCCCGGACCGGTCACGCAAGACCTGCAAAAGGCCTTCTTCGACATCGTCCGCGGCGAAGATCCCACCCACGCAGCCTGGCTTACCCGGGTCTGA